GGCTACCCGCCGCAGGGCCAGCAGGGCTACGGCTACCCGCCCCAGTACGCGGGCTGGTGGAGCCGGTTCGCCGCCGTGCTGCTGGACGGCCTGATCATCGCCGTCCCGTACGGCATCCTCCTCGGCATCGGCGCCGGCATCGGCGGCGGTGCGGGCTCCGCTCTCGCGATCCTCGGCATCCTCGTCGGCTTCGGCCTCGGGCTCTTCAAGCTCTACAAGGAGGGCACCGAGGGCGCGTGGATCGGCAAGAAGGCCCTCGGCATCCGCCTGGTGCGCGAGGCCGACGGCCAGCCGCTCGGCTTCGGCATGGCGTTCGTCCGCTACCTGGCCCACTTCGTGGACAGCCTCGCCTGCTACCTGGGCTGGCTGTGGCCGGCGTGGGACGCCAAGAAGCAGACCTTCGCCGACAAGATCATCTCGTCGATCGTCATCAAGTCCCAGTGATCTGACGCCCCTCGCACGCGAGAAGGCCGCAACCCCCGTTCGGCGGACGGGGGTTGCGGCCTTTTCCGTACTTGCGATCAGTGGAAGAAGTGGCGCGTCCCGGTGAAGTACATCGTCACGCCCGCCTTCTTCGCGGCCTCGACGACCAGCTCGTCACGGACCGAACCGCCCGGCTGCACCACGGCCTTGACCCCGGCGTTCGCCAGGATCTCGAAGCCGTCGGGGAACGGGAAGAACGCGTCCGAGGAGGCGTACGACCCCCGCGCGCGCTCCTCGCCCGCGCGCTCCACCGCGAGCTTCGCGGAGTCGACGCGGTTGACCTGGCCCATGCCGACGCCGACCGAGGCGCGGTCCTTGGAGAGCAGGATCGCGTTGGACTTGACCGCGCGGCACGCCTTCCAGGAGAACGCCAGCTCGGCCAGCTCCTCGGCGGACAGTGCGTCGCCGGACGCGAGCGTCCAGTTGGCCGGGTCGTCGCCGTCGGCCTGCAGACGGTCGGTGACCTGGAGCAGCGCACCGCCGTCGATCTGCTTGACCTCCACCGGTGCGGACGGCGCCTCGGGGGCGCGCAGCACGCGGATGTTCTTCTTGCGGGCCAGGACCTCGACCGCGCCGTCCTCGTACGACGGCGCGACGATGACCTCGGTGAAGATCTCGGCGACCTGTTCGGCGAGTGCCACGGTGACCGGACGGTTGACCGCGATCACGCCGCCGTACGCGGAGACCGGGTCGCAGGCGTGCGCCTTGCGGTGCGCCTCGGCGACGTCGTCGGCGATCGCGATGCCGCACGGGTTGGCGTGCTTGATGATCGCGACGCACGGCTCGGCGTGGTCGTACGCGGCCCGGCGCGCGGCGTCGGTGTCCGTGTAGTTGTTGTACGACATCTCCTTGCCGTGCAGCTGCTCGGCCTCCGCGAGACCGCCCGTGCCGGAGATGTAGAGGGCGGCGCCCTGGTGCGGGTTCTCGCCGTAGCGCAGGACGTTGGAGCGCTCGTACGTCGTCCCGAGGAACTCCGGGAAGCCGCTGTCGTCGGCCGGCGCGTAGCCGTCCACGAACCAGTTGGCGACCGCCACGTCATAGGCGGCGGTGTGCTGGAACGCCTCCGCCGCGAGCCGCTTGCGGGCGGCGAGGTCGAAGCCGCCGGCCTGGACCGCGGCCAGGACGTCCGCGTACCGCTCGGGGCTGGTGACGACCGCGACCGACGGGTGGTTCTTGGCGGCGGCGCGGACCATGGAAGGCCCGCCGATGTCGATCTGCTCGACGCACTCGTCGTCGGATGCGCCCGAGGCGACGGTCTGCGTGAAGGGGTAGAGGTTCACGACGACCAGGTCGAAGGGCTCGACGCCCAGCTCGGCGAGCTGGCGCTGGTGGTCCTCCAGGCGCAGGTCGGCGAGGATGCCCGCGTGGACCTTGGGGTGCAGCGTCTTGACGCGGCCGTCGAGGCACTCCGGGAAACCGGTCAGCTCCTCGACCTTGGTGACGGGCACGCCCGCGGCAGCGATCTTCGCAGCGGTCGACCCCGTCGAAACGAGCGTGACACCGGCCGCGTGCAGCCCCTGGGCGAGCTCCTCGAGCCCCGTCTTGTCGTAGACACTGATCAGCGCGCGACGGATGGGCTTATTCACCGACATGAACCTTTCGTCCCTCAATGCGGTAGCCGTTACGGGCCAGACGCCCCACGACCTCGACGAGCAGCGAGCGCTCGACTTCCTTGATGCGCTCATGGAGAGCGACTTCGTCGTCCGCTGCCCGGACCTCGACCACGCCCTGCGCGATGATCGGCCCGGTGTCGACGCCGTCGTCGACGAAGTGGACGGTGCAGCCGGTGACCTTCGCGCCGTACGCGAGTGCGTCGCGCACGCCGTGGGCCCCGGGGAAACTGGGCAGCAGGGCGGGGTGCGTGTTGACGAACCGGCCGCCGAACCGGGCGAGGAATTCCTTCCCCACGATCTTCATGAAGCCGGCCGACACGACCAGATCGGGCTCGTACGCGGCCGTGGCCTCGGCCAGCGCCAGATCCCAGGCCGCGCGGTCCTCGAAGTCCTTGACCTTGCAGACGAAGGTGGGCAGCCCCGCGGCGCGGGCGCGCTCCAGCCCGACGATGGACTCGCGGTCGGCTCCGACGGCGACGACCTCGGCGCCGTACCCCTCAGGATCGGCGGCGATCGCATCGAGCAGGGCCTGCAGATTGGTTCCGGACCCGGACACCAGGACGACAAGACGGGCTGCGGCCACGAGGGGGCCCTTTCTGGAATGCGGCTTTGTACGGTCCTACGAACGCATCGCACGCCCCGATACGGGGAACCCTACGAACGCGCCGACCGTCGGCAACGATACCGGCACACCGGACGGCCCCCACGGGACGGGGGCCCGGCCGGAAGGTAGCGTCTGGGGCAGGCACCGTCTCCCGGACGGGAACCGACTGAGGGGAAGACGTTCACCAGATGCAGGACCGACGCCAGAGCGTGACCGACCGCCTCCCCCTGTTGCTGCCGCGGGAGCGTCGCTCGCCGTCCTCATCTGCCCCTTCGCCGGACGGGTCCGACGACAACAACAACCCCTTCGCGCCGCCGCCCGAGGACAAGCCCGAGCAGCCCTGGCGCCCGCGCCGCCCCGAGAGCGGCGACACCCCGCCGGAAGACACCCCTCCGCCCCCGCCGAACCCCTGGGGCGGCCAGTGGAGCAACCAGCAGCCCGGCCGCCAGGACGGCGGCTTCGGCGGCGGCCCCCGCCCCCAGCGCCCCGACCAGGGCGGCTCCGGCGGCCCGGGCGGTCAGCG
The sequence above is drawn from the Streptomyces sp. NBC_01465 genome and encodes:
- the purN gene encoding phosphoribosylglycinamide formyltransferase, translating into MAAARLVVLVSGSGTNLQALLDAIAADPEGYGAEVVAVGADRESIVGLERARAAGLPTFVCKVKDFEDRAAWDLALAEATAAYEPDLVVSAGFMKIVGKEFLARFGGRFVNTHPALLPSFPGAHGVRDALAYGAKVTGCTVHFVDDGVDTGPIIAQGVVEVRAADDEVALHERIKEVERSLLVEVVGRLARNGYRIEGRKVHVGE
- a CDS encoding RDD family protein, which produces MSFGDPNNPYGQQPQQPGQQPQQPGYGYPQQAPQGVPPQGQPGYGYPQQDAAQAGYGYPQQQPGYGYPPQGQQGYGYPPQYAGWWSRFAAVLLDGLIIAVPYGILLGIGAGIGGGAGSALAILGILVGFGLGLFKLYKEGTEGAWIGKKALGIRLVREADGQPLGFGMAFVRYLAHFVDSLACYLGWLWPAWDAKKQTFADKIISSIVIKSQ
- the purH gene encoding bifunctional phosphoribosylaminoimidazolecarboxamide formyltransferase/IMP cyclohydrolase, whose amino-acid sequence is MSVNKPIRRALISVYDKTGLEELAQGLHAAGVTLVSTGSTAAKIAAAGVPVTKVEELTGFPECLDGRVKTLHPKVHAGILADLRLEDHQRQLAELGVEPFDLVVVNLYPFTQTVASGASDDECVEQIDIGGPSMVRAAAKNHPSVAVVTSPERYADVLAAVQAGGFDLAARKRLAAEAFQHTAAYDVAVANWFVDGYAPADDSGFPEFLGTTYERSNVLRYGENPHQGAALYISGTGGLAEAEQLHGKEMSYNNYTDTDAARRAAYDHAEPCVAIIKHANPCGIAIADDVAEAHRKAHACDPVSAYGGVIAVNRPVTVALAEQVAEIFTEVIVAPSYEDGAVEVLARKKNIRVLRAPEAPSAPVEVKQIDGGALLQVTDRLQADGDDPANWTLASGDALSAEELAELAFSWKACRAVKSNAILLSKDRASVGVGMGQVNRVDSAKLAVERAGEERARGSYASSDAFFPFPDGFEILANAGVKAVVQPGGSVRDELVVEAAKKAGVTMYFTGTRHFFH